The genomic stretch attttgtaattacgccgatcagatcaagccactgattcAACGTACACCGAccggaagattgtccacggttgcttgcttcaaaactctggaattacaactggccaatcaggtgcctctctaaaaatagctgcgtagctaaaattagcttttaaaaAACTATAATTGGAAGAGGCCTatgtatagagcgttttcacatgacgtcacggcggtcacgttggtgttccaaaacaaaggaatggcggcgaTGATgatgtaccaaactaatcctccaggaattgaactctatttttatgcaaatgctttcttttgtttcagtaatccaatatggctgctggtcacgtgagtgaaaatcTCCTGCCTCACCCCTAGTACTCTGTTGCCCTCATTTGAAACTTTTCCGTACCTTGTGTGGTGTGGCCCACAATGAAACAGCACAAAGTCAGCAATCGAAAGAACATgatcatctttagaaaaaacaaaacatgcagAGAAATTAAGTCTACTAAATGATATTACAACTCATACCTCAGCATGGAAAGCATGGGACAAACAGCGAGGATCTGACAACTGAAcaagttttttctttccttcAAGCGATTGCAGGGACAAATACTCAGTCGAAAAAAGTAAGCAAgtggcaaaaacaaaaagtcATTTTTATAATGTTCAAGATTTCTCAGTCTGCGAAGCTAACGTTTCGTGAACGCTTGTTTTTACCAGCAAGAACTTACCCAATGCATACATGTGAATTCCGCAGAGTTACGATGATGGAACTGTGACGAATTAAGTTAATGCGGAGTCGGCGAATTTTTTGTTCTTATGCTTTTTGTCGCCAACATTAAATGTAACATATATTTATGTAAAATTTACAGCAAAACGGCAAGTTTCAGGGTAAAATTAACGTTTTgctaaaaaacaaagaaacttgttcgGTTTGATGAGCTAATTCTTCCTACTAGCCACAGCTATCAAGTAACTTCTCCAAAAAAACAACACCGGCAAAATTGTCGTAAGAGACTTTTCATGCTTTTACCCCGAGTTTCGCGTAAACGAAATGCTAGATGACTCTGCTGGCATAAGAGACAAACGCAACTTCAATAATGTTTTGATTGATCACTTGTGTCTTTTGTGAGAAGGAAGAAGTTAATTCGACTGGGTATTCGCTTGTAATAACCAGTCTTTTAACCTAACAGCCTCCAAGGGATTGTCTCACGTTCTGGCCCTGCTAAGAAAAAAGCGATGGCCATTTCTTGTACAGAAACGCTGCGCAGGACGGGCCGGCATCAAGATCGCCGCGCTTGAAACCTGAAACCTGAAACCTCAGCCTCGACCCACGAGGTTTTACCTGTTGTTTTAGCTTTGACTATGAGACGCATGTCGGGCATTTCTTCAAAGTATTTAATGTAGGATTTCTGCGGCCCCCAAAGCCTGGTTTATTCATGGAATTGAGTTCTCCGgccttttaaaaaaacaattatcgCGACAGTTATTCCCATATTCAAGGGGAGAAAAACTCTCTTCGCATGTGGGACTGTTTTGAGCCAAGACACGCTCTCACATAAACTAACCTCGCCCTCATTTGAACGTCAATCTGCATTCGGTACGTTACATGCACAAAATACGGTATGATCAACATTTATCTTACCACGTGAATTACATCATGCAAAGTTTGGCGTCGAATCAACTAAACTACTACGCAACTATGCCATGTTTTTCCAACAGCTTACAATCTATTTATAGGTTAAAGCTAAATAGTTGCCCCTTCATCATATGGAACAAGTATTGTTCATGCAAACGATACCAAGATCTTCCTTTGCGAAATAACGGTCAGCCCAAGAAAACTTACCTTTTCTCTTTACTGTTAAGCGAAATCTGAACTCTGAAATGACGTTGCACTCAAATCACTTGTGTCTCCCTCGGTTTATTGACAGAATCTATCTTAAAGGTCAGCGAACCGATACCACTTCCACTACAAGAAAAGTACCCCAATTAAAAGACGTTAATCCCTCTCTTTAACGTATCGCTAATCCACGTATTGTTTATCGCTGGCAATTACTAGCGTTGCTTTCGTATTTTTCCATAATTAACCGAGCAGttctagcaataaaaaaaatggaattatTGACAATTATTTAGTTATTTGCTGTGACTTGAGCGTTGAGTGCATCATATGGGGGTCTAAAGTCCACTTGGCGGCAATGCGAGATCGTCGCAAATTTAAGCcggaaataaaagaaaagcagacATGGCTAGAcggaattaaattttttttcacacAAAATCGACAGGAAACTGTGGCTTCTCTTATAAAACCAATGCACTGTTTTTACTGCTTTCATACCTCTTGTGGAAACGACGGCATATTTCTGTTAGGTCAGAGCCGTAAGCTTCAGTCACGCATGCCAGCTACCGGAGAATAGCTGGGCAAGTCGACTGCGGCCCTGCGTGATTAAAGCCGGCAGTTGCTGAAGTCAAGTTTGCAATCTTAGCAATGGCACGACTATCAGAGAACGCTTTGTACTAGGAGGAAATAACAATTTACCAAAGATGAAGCTTTCACGAGTCTGCGCCGCTTAACTGGAGCGATTGCGTTGAGGCGACAACCACGCAACTTAAGCCACGGCACGGTGGGAGGGGAATGTACAATCACGAAATCTCGGAAATCAGGAaccttttcaaatgaaaaattccctctgtatcttcaGAAGAGAGAGGTTTTGAGGCACTGATTTTCACAGCCATTGTCCTATTTGCTATCTCGAAAACACACTAAAAGAACAAGGgcacgtttctcgaaagtcccgaaacttttcgggcccgaaaacccatttgtgaaactgccaaacgaatgttttggaaagctgatcttttaacacgttttcagggaaacaaacaaacaaaaaaaaaatggttgtgaagtttgacaacttaaatcctctccgttcctgagaaataaaggaattgtgacacccgaaaatggcccgtaaagtttcgggacgttcgagaaacgggccccagcttACTAAAACATGCGGATAGCAGGTTCTCAAGTGGCTGCTCGGGCACGAAATGTTAAGGGACTTAGAGAACAGTCCCCAGATCTCCTAAGTGTTTCTAAAGAAATTTGTTATGGCACGGGTCGCCCCCTTTTATGGTCAGAAATGTCTTGGATGGGGGGTTTGGAAGCCACTTCAATAAACTGTGGAAATGGTCGAAAAATGACCTTTACGACAAATCGTCAGATATCCTAAAATAAAACTCTTGCGATCTCGGTCTGCTAGTTGCAGTTCCTGTACCAGATTACTGATGAAAATGTCCTTGTTCTTTCCTCTTTTGGGAAATATCCCTTACCTCTTGTCGCCGTCGTTTTCTTCTACATAACAGCAATTggccgaagcggaaaataccgcaatactctttgtttgcccacccaaattttgcgtaagcattgtttcttgtttctcttgggactttcttgtttctcttgggacttacaatggtcccaagagaaaacaaaaacaatgcttattcaaaatttgggtggacaaacaaagagtctGGAGATAACTGCGCGTGCGTATGTCCTTTCTCTTATGCAACAAGTGTGAACttcgttatgcttatgcttatcaGTCGCAGagtaaaccaggcttaagtgCCACAGTACATTCAGCAGTTTCCACTGTTTTATTCCTTCTGTCTCCTTTTCCTCCTTTTCTCTCCGATAACTCCAACGCCATTCCTTTAAGCCGCACATTGCCTGAACCTATTTGCTTTGGATAATACCTCTGCCATCGTTATTTTTTTCACCATGAAAACCAATCTCATGCTTTTCAAAACGAGTAGAAATAAATTGAGTTCTCAGCGCCATATAACAGTCCCGGCATGCCTCTCCCTACGCCCCATGCCTCTGAATAGTACAGCGCGGGAATTTGATTCAAAGATTTGTCCATAATTTCGGGAAATGGGATCGAGTGCAGTAGTTCACCACTTGCAATGCTCCATATACGCGTCACCGAATCTTGCCCGGctgcaaaacaatgaaaaaacgCGGGAAAGGTAGCATGAAAGCGATAAATGAACACTGTAAAGCTAGAATGTAGACCTGGACATAAACGCTTCATATAATTTAACCTtttcgtttttgatagtttttcgATGTACCGTCTCGTTTTGCAGAGAACGGGAAATAACTGtaataataaacacttaatgactggtcccgagataaagagttcattttgtttcccgagaatctcaatgtttccccgaggcgcagccgagggaaacattgaaattcgagggatcagtaattaagtgatttgttataaagcacaaaaagaaaaacgtgcaatggCAACACTAACggtggtcgtcggtcaacattcgcgagtaacagtgcactgttaccctctgacgtcatagattttgcactgttgcccgctcagagacttttggcgggaaacagttttattgttagatgtcatgtgacctcgaagtaatcAATGAGAGCGCCGACTGTTTGGAGAACATATTCGGCTGTATAACAAACTTCATTGTATACGTTTAGTTTGTAACTGTTAAAATTACACCAAAGAACCACTCTGTTGTAGTCTTCATTAGCCTCCAGGTCAGAGACTAGAATGCAACAATGACAATACAAATGATTCAAATGGTTCTCACCTGCAAACATAAGAGATTCGGTTGGGTCCAAAAAGAAGGGGAGCTTATGGGTGATCTCATTTACGTGCCCTCGATAATTCTGTACACATGCCTTGGCTCTGAGGTCCCACAATTTTAACTGAGAAAAAGTAAACATTGAGGAGTTAGACAAGTTAGTTTAAAAACCAATTCCTGCTAgtaaagtggcatttaaagCTCTAATATTGCCTAACGTGTAAATGCAGAATTGGTGGATAAACATGAAAGACTTGACATCGTCGGTCCCTTGGTCCAtctaatagggacctttagattctacgacgaggacgagaacgagtacgagttttgaccgcccgtttttagcgaaaatactcaGGAAATTTTtaacccgtacgcttaatcttactctttgttagcagtataggttgctcagttattcttatcgctggtaactgagcctttttgctcatcaaaaaagccaaaactgctaccgtgttgttgacttgttttgatacgatgacatttttgcaaaacctcgtagtAAAATGACggcggcatcacgtttttcccgccaaaatgacactggtttgcgcgcgctcactgttgccctatgagaaaatctcgtactcgtagtcgttctcgtactagaatctaaagctctttATTATTTCCATTACGGGAGCGAAAGGAAAGAAACACGGTTTTGAACACCAgcgtttaaagtgctactatgataaacaaaaaaaatcacttttttccttcagattttgaaagagtGATTGCTTAATTAACAATTGaccggcaaaattttgagctttgatttttatccaaatgcTGTtgactttgagtgtaagttttggatttcaaagtcTACCATTACtaacgttcaaaactgaccgattggacctcagagggttagatctagggaaaagtgacgtcatttattcactagcttaaaatttcagcgtgtaaacacagcttattatatatgcaaaacaagagtttaaaagtctgaaagcccgaaactcccctgctgcatattaattcatctgcgtacacacacattgcattcttaaactattgagtctgatatcaaggcttaaaacttgggtcacttaatgtttagttaacatagttttgaaatccaaagagaaatagAAATTGAGTTTTTGGTCATAACAGCACTTAAGTCAGCAAGAATCAAGCAAGCTTTGGCATTGTTAGAAAAGAAATTCCATGCCGATAAgacatttatttattcaaagGTTTTCTCTTAAAGGCGAAGGAAGTGAGAGTTCAAATAAGAATAGAAGAACAGCCTGAGGCTGCAGTCCACACGGATTCTAAGCACCTTACCGATCCATTTAGTCCACTGGACAGCAGATAATTTTCGTCGCGCAGCGCGCGAATGCATGTGACAGAAGCCAGCTTTCCCTGCCTCATACACATAACTGGCCAATTAGATACTGTCGAACGTATATCGCACGTGCGTATACACCCATCACGTGATCCGTTGTAAAGGAGGGGTCTCTGGTAAAAAAGAATGGCATAGAGGACTTCAAGGCTAAATTTGCTTCCATTTTTCGTCCGATACAAACAATGTTACTGTCTCGGAAATTATCCACCGTGTTTCTCGAGGGGCTTGAAATTGTTTAGCCTGGCTACAGGCTTCTACTTGCTAAGAAATCAGGGGCAAGTATAACGAAAAAATTTGGTGTCTAGAATCTTTGCATGCTATCCCGACAAAGTTTCGAAACCTTTGCGCTtttatttttcactttgttCCTAACAAAGTTATTTTTCAAAGGCAACGTTTGTCTTTGTACGACCATTTCAAACATCTACAGTAGGTAATTGGTAGTGTAACATTCATTTTACGTACCGGAAGTATAGTAACCGGACATTGCGAATTCGCGTTTATGTCGCTAGGAACTTTGGGAATTGTTTACGGTGGAACATGTGATcgggtgtctgacatttgccgACTAcagactggctacaaatagcactgataaacattatttaactCTAAGAGcccgttttaaaacggttagctttcaataattgtgatttagggttagtctgcggtctgcaaatgtcagacaccccATGTGATCGATATTTTAAGTATTCATTAAAATCGTTCATTTATCATTTGCATCTTGAATTATTATCTGAAGAAAACACTGCAGGTAGCAACTTACACTCCAAGAGAACTCTTGAGCAAAGACGTCGCTTCCACATCGCATGCTAATTTGATGAGATGAATTTATGTCCCACAAAAGAAGCCCCTTGCTTGTTCCTAAAATTGATTTCATATTAAAGAACCGGTTAAGAAGACCGTGGGAGGGCTGTGGGCTCGAACATATGGAACCCCAGTCACACCCACACTTACGGTCTTAACCcttttaactcccaatagtgccacttatagattttactctgtctaacgccagacgattttactcgtcaatggggaaccccacggggctgaaagggttaacaacagctagatgcactcaaaaactatgtccccattaattaaccctttaactcccaatggtgccacttatagattttactctgtctaacgccagacgattttactcgtcaatggggaaccccacggggctgaaagggttaaaaaactcAGGTAGAACTTCGGACTTGCCGCTGTGGTCCTAAACT from Montipora capricornis isolate CH-2021 chromosome 12, ASM3666992v2, whole genome shotgun sequence encodes the following:
- the LOC138026265 gene encoding DDB1- and CUL4-associated factor 4-like isoform X2, whose protein sequence is MSMVKRLQQREYNHLPFQLTRKDMLEQLSRLLKVKHKLSLCTTMVSRIEPDANHKNLLMLCESGLTGKQIVQCHCLSYDEDGNLKLTHHCSMMKDQKVTGLLWSPHISTRDHFIVSHLGHGINSGDTVLFKLDGFGQHKTGRCAVPGCTVWTNSWSRNPQFSNLISVGTSKGLLLWDINSSHQISMRCGSDVFAQEFSWSRPLLYNGSRDGCIRTCDIRSTVSNWPVMCMRQGKLASVTCIRALRDENYLLSSGLNGSLKLWDLRAKACVQNYRGHVNEITHKLPFFLDPTESLMFAAGQDSVTRIWSIASGELLHSIPFPEIMDKSLNQIPALYYSEAWGVGRGMPGLLYGAENSIYFYSF